One window from the genome of Leishmania donovani BPK282A1 complete genome, chromosome 5 encodes:
- a CDS encoding kinesin, putative: MNSTVFAYGQTGSGKTYSITGGTESYQDRGLIPRAMAMIYEEVARRREGGGRHLRRSSSAEAAGDDGHHASDDDASGGGATTYTITMSYLQIYNDKGQDLLNHGRDARTLEELPAVTIHEMEDDIMLKGLEQHSAPTLADALNLLFLGDTNRLYCETPMNKTSSRSHCIFTIYLEARSASSSVVRRSKLNLVDLAGSERVSKTGVSGTILTEAKHINLSLHFLEQVIVALSEKAKGVRDHVPYRNSFLTMVLRDSLGRNCKTVMLATAHVVASQVAETMSTCQFAQRVALIQQAPQVNVETDPVLLVRRLRAEVAQLKDEVAYLRANGGGSGAASLAADRTLTADEKNVCRGMVDAYIQKAAVDGDWSSRLTGLNGDMARIYCCYEILRERLVRGGGGVPHDTQQQRQQKQRLEDSEAQVTALRHTLQLKENELQMLLTVLKKAGHADATSSVGGAGGGASLCAAGMRYNAVAQTPHSDGGAISGSGEAKGVAGVPFIFTISRSSSGSRSANVGDVQNDEQQQAELSLRRNIYRDAQQLVAQLRRSAGAALTQATAAAAPPHAESTVEAALARVTTLAQQGQFTEAEVAVATEFLESKREYQQHVANLHERGEGDKNNGGGSGSGSGAGGGDARTAVDVLMDEQFLQNRAQALEAFKASYEAQHKVEEIKQLLRPTYAACKATAQQLNACVDAIKQLKTKIQRRRAERAADGSDVVDAEEAAWLAELSSMKERYNVHAAQLRHDKEEIDGMHAYLKRAQEQLVRDFERWFSARQQQVQLAVQQQELHAQRRHEEEKRAELTDGLRAALGVSPTNVPLSEKPGPTMCVTPPPSPRGDTGYTASSITSSQCGSSLPFSPLFSAAQRQRPYAHSASDSMIAAPCLPNTSGSGGLSAVLLPSTTQAPVRGEHHSSSVPTLSLTTPSARLAMTVKDGQLHSADVALARLSLSPTVQRDGSSTSPPATSPGLTGPAQNGWTTAKASTTLMMGGGTETTPSPTRPFHLLPLGDTTTTNTTANGTASSVAPAGSAASANKKPSNPYFPLFPSTGNAAADAQLAELYKAREAMRKQFQ, translated from the coding sequence ATGAACAGCACCGTCTTTGCCTACGGCCAgacgggcagcggcaagacgtACAGCATCACGGGCGGGACAGAGAGCTACCAAGATCGAGGTCTCATCCCACGCGCGATGGCCATGATCTACGAGGAAGTGGCACGGCGACGCGAGGGCGGAGGTCGacacctgcgccgcagcagcagcgccgaggccgcAGGTGATGACGGCCACCACGCCAGCGATGACGATGCtagtggcggcggtgccacgACGTACACCATCACCATGTCCTACCTTCAGATCTACAACGACAAGGGGCAAGACCTGCTCAACCACGGgcgcgacgcgcgcacgctggaggagctgccggcCGTCACGATACACGAGATGGAGGACGACATTATGCTCAAGGGGCTCGAGCAGCACAGCGCACCAACGCTGGCAGACGCCCTGAACCTTCTGTTCCTCGGCGACACGAACCGCCTGTACTGCGAGACGCCCATGAACAAGACGTCGTCACGCTCGCACTGCATCTTTACCATCTATCTGGAGGCCCGctccgcttcttcttccGTCGTGCGTCGCTCCAAGCTGAACCTCGTCGATCTCGCCGGAAGCGAGCGCGTGAGCAAGACCGGCGTCTCGGGCACGATCTTGACGGAGGCGAAGCACATcaacctctctctccacttCCTCGAGCAAGTCATCGTCGCGCTcagcgagaaggcgaagggggTACGCGATCACGTGCCGTATCGCAACTCGTTTCTCAcgatggtgctgcgcgacagcCTCGGTCGCAACTGCAAGACAGTCATgctcgccacggcgcacGTCGTTGCCTCGCAGGTGGCGGAGACGATGAGCACATGCCAGtttgcgcagcgcgtcgcaTTGATCCAGCAGGCACCGCAGGTGAACGTGGAGACGGACccggtgctgctcgtgcgcaGGCTGCGCGCGGAGGTGGCACAGCTCAAGGACGAAGTCGCCTACCTCCGCgcgaacggcggcggcagtggtgcggCGTCACTGGCGGCCGACCGCACGCTGACGGCGGATGAAAAGAACGTATGCCGCGGCATGGTCGATGCGTACATCCAGAAGGCTGCTGTGGATGGCGATTGGAGCTCCCGCCTCACCGGCCTTAACGGGGACATGGCTCGTATATACTGCTGCTATGAGATTCTACGCGAGCGtctcgtgcgcggcggcggtggcgtgccCCACGATacgcagcaacagcgacagcagaagcagcggctggAAGACAGCGAAGCGCAGGTGACGGCACTGCGGCACACTCTGCAGCTCAAGGAAAACGAGCTGCAGATGTTATTGACGGTGCTCAAGAAGGCGGGGCACGCTGACGCGACGAGCAGCGTTGGcggggcgggcggcggcgcaagcCTCTGTGCCGCCGGTATGCGGTACAACGCCGTTGCGCAGACACCTCACAGCGACGGAGgcgccatcagcggcagcggagaggcgaAAGGCGTGGCGGGTGTGCCCTTTATTTTCACGATATCGCGAAGCAGCTCCGGAAGTCGGAGTGCGAACGTCGGTGACGTGCAGAacgacgagcagcagcaggccgagCTCTCGCTGAGGCGGAACATCTACCGTGACGCTCAGCAACTAGTTGCTCAGTTGCGCCGgtcagctggcgcagctctcACGCAAgccacggcagctgcagcgccaccgcacgCGGAGAGTACAgtcgaggcggcgctggcccGTGTCACCACCCTTGCACAGCAAGGTCAGTTCACTGAGGCCGAGGTTGCAGTCGCCACGGAGTTCCTCGAGAGCAAGCGTGAGTACCAGCAGCACGTCGCGAACTTGCACGAGCGCGGCGAAGGGGACAAGAACAAcgggggcggcagcggcagcggcagtggtgctggtggtggtgacgcccGCACTGCGGTGGACGTGCTGATGGACGAGCAGTTTCTGCAGAaccgcgcgcaggcgctggaggcgttCAAGGCCTCCTACGAGGCGCAGCACAAGGTGGAGGAGATaaagcagctgctccggcCCACGTACGCAGCGTGCAAggccacggcgcagcagctcaacGCCTGCGTAGACGCCATTAAACAGCTGAAAACCAAGAtccagcgccggcgagccGAGCGGGCGGCGGACGGCAGCGATGTCGTAGACGCCGAGGAAGCCGCGTGGCTGGCGGAGCTGAGCTCTATGAAAGAGCGCTACAACGTtcacgcggcgcagctgcggcacgaCAAGGAGGAAATCGACGGCATGCATGCCTATCTCAAGCGCGCAcaggagcagctggtgcgCGACTTTGAGCGCTGGTtcagcgcgcggcagcagcaggtgcagctggctgtgcagcagcaagagctgcacgcgcagcgccggcacgagGAAGAGAAACGAGCGGAGCTGACAGATGGCTTGCGAGCGGCCCTCGGGGTATCGCCAACCAACGTTCCGTTGTCCGAGAAGCCAGGCCCGACCATGTGCGtcacgccgccaccgtcgccgcgtgGCGACACGGGTTACACTGCGAGCTCAATCACGAGTAGccagtgcggcagcagcctgCCCTTCTCGCCACTATTCTCGGCCGCTCAGCGACAACGCCCCTACGCGCACTCGGCCTCCGACTCCATGATCGCAGCGCCGTGCCTGCCCAACAcgagcggcagtggcgggtTGTCAGCAGTGCTGTTGCCATCCACCACGCAGGCGCCTGTGCGCGGTGAGCACCACTCCTCGTCGGTGCCGACACTCTCTCTGACTACACCGTCCGCGCGGCTGGCGATGACGGTGAAAGATGGACAGCTGCACTCTGCGGACGTGGCCTTGGCACGCCTATCGTTGTCGCCTACGGTGCAGCGAGACGGCTCCAGCACATCGCCACCGGCTACCTCGCCAGGGCTCACGGGGCCAGCGCAGAACGGCTGGACAACAGCGAAGGCGAGCACCACGTTGATGATGGGTGGCGGTACGGAAACCACACCGAGCCCGACGCGGCCGTTCCATCTCCTCCCTCTTGgcgacaccaccaccaccaacacgaCCGCCAACGGCACGGCCTCGTCTGTCGCccccgccggcagcgccgcctctgccaaCAAGAAGCCGAGCAACCCGTACTTCCCGCTGTTCCCGTCCACCGGGAacgccgcggcggatgcacagctggcggagctctacaaggcgagagaggccATGCGCAAGCAGTTCCAGTGA